Proteins encoded within one genomic window of Deltaproteobacteria bacterium:
- a CDS encoding (2Fe-2S) ferredoxin domain-containing protein: protein MKPYRLHVFVCQGKRCRAKGAEAFSDALKERVRAEALDDVIVSKSGCVKVCKESEPEGLLSPAVVVYPEGTWYRGITAAELDEFVERHLKRGEPLERLVHFRLDAAR from the coding sequence GTGAAGCCCTACAGACTCCACGTATTCGTATGCCAGGGCAAGAGGTGCAGGGCCAAGGGGGCGGAGGCCTTCTCCGACGCCCTGAAGGAGAGGGTCAGGGCCGAAGCCCTCGACGACGTGATCGTCTCCAAGAGCGGCTGCGTCAAGGTATGCAAGGAGAGCGAGCCCGAGGGGCTTTTGTCGCCCGCCGTCGTCGTCTATCCCGAGGGCACGTGGTACAGGGGCATCACCGCGGCCGAGCTGGACGAGTTCGTCGAAAGGCACCTCAAGAGGGGCGAGCCGCTGGAGCGGCTCGTCCACTTCAGGCTCGACGCCGCGCGATAG
- the lepB gene encoding signal peptidase I encodes MDMVEASSEKARRKRPWMAVLLGLFVVGLGQYYSGETYRGVRLYLVFNLFMALLIYLFLAVDADPWIFLVAAQGLPALYIYSLVDAYRTARAAGPGAGPGRRELVAVFFLVFFLVDPLASGLFTGLVVDGYTIPGTSMEPTILDGERLFVLKMRHRGAVPRRGDVVVFRLPDDDVKQYIKRVVAVGGDTVELRDGRLYVNGAERPEPYLAHRPGEEPDPYYDNAGKLDVPYGEVFVLGDNRHNSYDSRSFGTVPVERIEGKAMKIYYSYDEEKGEIRWERIGKRL; translated from the coding sequence GTGGATATGGTTGAAGCGAGCTCCGAAAAGGCGCGACGCAAGAGGCCCTGGATGGCGGTGCTCCTGGGCCTCTTCGTCGTCGGCCTCGGTCAGTACTACAGCGGAGAGACTTACAGGGGCGTGCGCCTGTACCTGGTCTTCAACCTCTTCATGGCGCTGCTCATCTATCTCTTTCTCGCCGTCGACGCCGACCCGTGGATATTCCTCGTCGCCGCCCAGGGACTGCCGGCCCTCTACATCTACTCTCTCGTGGACGCCTACCGGACGGCGCGCGCGGCCGGGCCCGGCGCAGGCCCGGGCCGCCGCGAGCTCGTCGCGGTCTTCTTCCTCGTCTTCTTCCTCGTCGACCCCCTCGCCTCGGGACTCTTCACCGGACTGGTCGTCGACGGCTACACCATACCGGGTACGAGCATGGAGCCCACCATACTGGACGGAGAGCGGCTCTTCGTGCTCAAGATGCGCCACCGCGGCGCCGTGCCGCGCCGGGGCGACGTCGTCGTCTTCAGGCTCCCCGACGACGACGTGAAGCAGTACATAAAGAGGGTCGTCGCCGTGGGGGGAGACACGGTGGAGCTGCGCGACGGCAGGCTGTACGTAAACGGCGCCGAGCGGCCCGAGCCATACCTCGCCCACCGGCCGGGCGAGGAGCCCGACCCCTACTACGACAACGCCGGCAAGCTCGATGTCCCCTACGGCGAGGTCTTCGTCCTCGGCGACAACAGGCACAATAGCTACGACAGCCGCAGCTTCGGCACCGTGCCCGTCGAACGCATCGAGGGCAAGGCCATGAAGATCTACTACTCCTACGACGAAGAAAAGGGCGAGATCCGCTGGGAGAGGATCGGAAAGCGCCTCTGA
- a CDS encoding cyclic nucleotide-binding domain-containing protein — translation MDHRQYPEENRLLLDIAKGLPLFSSFDDDALKALTCYCRLRKYGDGSPIFNQGEYDNRIFFLISGAVRVFRDGVIISVLRRSGDVFGEMSLLDGRPRSATVVAEGETRCLVLDASCLDTLPELCRDNFRYILHRVFTTVLSQRLRATTEELLSARREIERLKFENRHLAVSDPVPY, via the coding sequence ATGGATCATCGCCAGTATCCGGAAGAGAACAGGCTGCTGCTCGACATAGCAAAGGGCCTGCCGCTGTTCAGCTCTTTCGACGACGACGCGCTGAAGGCCCTGACATGCTACTGCAGGCTCAGGAAGTACGGGGACGGCAGCCCCATCTTCAACCAGGGAGAGTACGACAACCGTATCTTCTTTCTCATATCCGGGGCGGTCAGGGTCTTCAGAGACGGCGTGATCATAAGCGTGCTCAGGCGCTCGGGCGACGTCTTCGGCGAGATGTCGCTGCTTGACGGCAGGCCGCGCTCGGCCACCGTGGTGGCCGAGGGCGAGACGAGGTGCCTCGTGCTCGACGCCTCGTGCCTGGATACGCTGCCGGAGCTCTGCCGCGACAACTTCCGCTACATCCTCCACCGCGTATTCACGACCGTTCTGTCCCAGCGCCTGCGGGCCACGACCGAAGAGCTGCTGAGCGCCCGCAGGGAGATAGAGAGGCTCAAGTTCGAAAACCGCCACCTCGCCGTCAGCGACCCTGTGCCCTACTGA
- a CDS encoding flagellar biosynthesis protein FlhB — MSEKRRLAAALRYSRETDGAPRVTAKGAGAAADKIIEIARRAGVPVKEDRDLVEVLAAVELDTEIPPELYRAVAEVLAYVYRMSGRAQ, encoded by the coding sequence ATGAGTGAAAAGAGGAGACTGGCGGCGGCGCTGCGCTACAGCCGGGAGACGGACGGCGCGCCGAGGGTGACGGCCAAGGGCGCAGGCGCGGCGGCCGACAAGATCATAGAGATCGCCCGCCGGGCCGGCGTGCCGGTGAAGGAGGACCGCGACCTCGTGGAGGTGCTCGCCGCCGTGGAGCTCGACACCGAGATACCGCCGGAGCTCTACAGGGCCGTCGCCGAGGTGCTGGCCTACGTCTACCGAATGAGCGGCAGGGCTCAGTAG